A stretch of the Roseomonas gilardii genome encodes the following:
- a CDS encoding XF1762 family protein translates to MRFTRGPTEGLLAVCPWCREPAALELAEAWTDHAFQLETCCEAAHEEVCAGLADDPAWARDLLRQLGAEVLLGGTLRRVADTGCGQLLLDWKLEIRPVSFAVAAGFVRRHHAHNAAPVAWRYGAAIANGPTRLLGVVMVGNPVARGLMGRGTVEVNRLCIRRDVPRVLAWNACSQLYGWAAREAEARGFERIVTYTRADEEGGSLTASGWTRDARVRGRSWSSPARARRDQGVPIDKCRWSRALRPRRAAGRPSAPNPVMPLTLDAPG, encoded by the coding sequence ATGCGCTTCACCCGTGGACCAACCGAGGGGCTCCTGGCGGTTTGCCCCTGGTGCCGCGAGCCGGCGGCGCTGGAGCTGGCCGAGGCGTGGACCGACCACGCCTTTCAGTTGGAGACCTGCTGCGAGGCGGCCCATGAGGAGGTGTGCGCCGGCCTTGCCGACGATCCCGCCTGGGCGCGCGACCTGCTGCGCCAGCTCGGCGCCGAGGTGCTGCTGGGGGGCACGCTTCGCCGGGTGGCCGATACCGGCTGTGGCCAGCTGCTGCTGGACTGGAAGCTGGAGATCCGGCCCGTGAGCTTCGCGGTCGCGGCCGGCTTCGTGCGGCGGCATCACGCCCACAACGCCGCCCCGGTCGCCTGGCGCTACGGGGCCGCCATCGCCAACGGGCCGACCCGGCTGCTGGGCGTGGTGATGGTCGGCAACCCTGTCGCCCGCGGCCTGATGGGCCGCGGCACGGTCGAGGTGAACCGGCTGTGCATCCGCCGCGACGTGCCCCGCGTCCTGGCCTGGAACGCCTGCTCGCAGCTCTACGGCTGGGCAGCGCGGGAGGCCGAAGCGCGGGGCTTCGAGCGCATCGTCACCTACACCCGTGCCGATGAAGAGGGCGGTAGCCTCACCGCCTCGGGCTGGACCAGGGACGCCCGCGTGCGCGGCCGCTCCTGGAGTAGCCCGGCCCGGGCGCGCCGCGATCAGGGCGTGCCGATCGACAAATGCCGTTGGTCCCGCGCCCTGCGGCCTCGCCGGGCAGCGGGGCGCCCATCCGCGCCGAATCCCGTCATGCCCCTCACCCTGGATGCTCCCGGGTGA